One window of Deinococcus ruber genomic DNA carries:
- a CDS encoding 3'-5' exonuclease, which produces MSVMDPFRRWAALPNLAVLDTETTGLHGEVIELAIVDGSGAVLFDERIRPTCPIEPGAQAIHGITDADLADLPGIAHHWPRLRSILAERHVLIYNRDFDVYRLLHSLHMGVPHWDPQAEHTQGFGHFHRTSECVMRAYAASKGYRRWVKLVTACRDERIETADLDAAHSALGDALRTLRLIQAVAGKDGPARLVFPTTN; this is translated from the coding sequence ATGAGCGTGATGGACCCCTTCCGCCGCTGGGCTGCCCTGCCGAACCTCGCCGTCCTCGACACCGAAACGACTGGCCTGCACGGTGAGGTGATCGAACTCGCCATCGTGGACGGTAGCGGTGCGGTGCTGTTCGACGAGCGCATCAGGCCCACCTGTCCGATAGAACCCGGCGCACAGGCCATTCACGGCATCACTGACGCTGATCTAGCAGACCTGCCCGGCATCGCGCACCACTGGCCGCGCCTGCGAAGCATCCTGGCCGAACGGCACGTGCTGATCTACAACCGCGACTTCGACGTGTACCGGTTGTTGCACAGCCTGCACATGGGTGTGCCCCACTGGGACCCGCAGGCGGAGCACACCCAGGGCTTCGGGCATTTCCACCGCACTTCGGAGTGCGTCATGCGGGCCTATGCCGCGTCGAAGGGCTACAGGCGCTGGGTAAAGTTGGTCACTGCCTGTCGGGATGAGCGGATCGAAACCGCCGACCTTGATGCGGCCCACAGCGCCCTCGGGGATGCTCTGCGGACGCTGCGGCTGATTCAGGCGGTCGCTGGCAAGGACGGCCCGGCCCGTCTGGTGTTCCCCACAACCAACTGA